The Triticum aestivum cultivar Chinese Spring chromosome 6D, IWGSC CS RefSeq v2.1, whole genome shotgun sequence genomic sequence TACTCTTTGGCCCAGAAGTGCATGTCTTCGGCCTTACCTAGAACGAAGAGGGCTCTTGGCCAATTCGAAAACGAAGAGTACCACTTCGGCCAAGAAAAGAACGAAGAGTCCCTACTCTTTGGTCTACACAAGGGCGACAGGGTCATATATTTGAAAATTCCGAATTAGGGTACACATTATCGGAATTTGTTAAAAGAATTTTTTCTTAAATCTTCTTACGGCTCACGAAAAAAATCTCTCCGAAAAAACCACAAAAAGAATAACATTCTTATAATGGGAATGTTATCCTTGACAGCTGCTATAGCCAGGTGTGTCTGACTTTTGCTGATCCATGGTGTCAGTACAGTCCTGTCCAGTACACCGCTGGCAGCATAGAAAATGTGATGAAATTAAAGATGCGTGACAAAGGTTCAATGCCTCATGATTAATGATAATGATAGAACACTGAACATGTCGAGGATTCAGAGTTAAGCGTACTCTTTCCTCATCATGATGGGCTAGGTCATTCACACAGGTCGGTTATACCATGGATTTGCATTTCCATGCCGATTTAATTAATTATGACCTAGCTAACTGGCTTAAGTCTAATTGCACATAATCAACATTTACAAGAAGCTAAGTGCAGAGACTAACTCATGCCATCAGTACATGGGTCAAATACCAGCACAATGAAATCCCTTCGTCTCTGGAGTCAAAATTGAGACCATATGGATATAATTAGCACATGAAAATGAGACTCTGTCTCCTGGCTACAAGTGGCAGCAGCTAGCAAGCAAGCACAGAGGCACATTTTTATCTATTTCTCTCAGGAAAGAATAATACAGTAAGCAATACTTAACTCAGGAGGCAGTGCAGCTTTAGGATTGCTGTGAGATTAGTCATAGAATAGAGCCGATCGAGGACAGACAGGTCAGCCGAGTTGAATAGTATGGCAAAAGAAAGGGACAAAGTGCCACAGCACATCTCTGGCCATTCAAATCTCTGTCTGTCTGTCACTGTTTGGTAGCTGCAGGCCGGCCGGCTTGGCTTGGGTTGAGTCAACCATGCCTTTGATTGCCTCCTCTTTTCTCCAAGGACTTCCGGCCACCAACTTGATCCATCTTTGTCTTTGATTCACTCATCCATCTCTGTCCTGAGTCAACCTGCTTGTCAACCATCTCAAGGTTGCACCCCAAAACTTTTGGTCATCTGAGTCCAGATTCCTCAAACAGCTGAATGATTTGCAGCACAAACTTTGGTCATCTGAATCTTGAATTGGTTGATGATTGGAAGTTGCAGAGATGAAATTAAGTCTGTTGATCCCAGGAGGAACTTTGGTCATCTGATCAGAAAAAAAAGTGCAAACACAAAAGGAACCAAGACAAATTCTGCAATCTTTGAATCATTCTTCCTATTGTTTGGTTCTTTTGGGAGACAAATCCTTGACTTCTTCTTGTTTTCCTCTTTCAACAGAACACATGACACATTCTCTTTTCTCTGCTTTTGAGCATCAAGAAGAGCACTAAATCAATCCAAAAAAGTTAGTTTTTACAGCCAAGCCATACATCTACATACACAAGATCACACAGGCACGGAGAGAGTGCCGGAAGTAGTGATACAAATCAAAGAATGGTACAGCTGAGCAGAGAAAGAAGGGATTTTTTAATCCTGATCAGCCGTCCTCTGCTCAGAAGGAATGGGGTTGCTGCGCCGCCGCGCCGGAGGCGGACCCGGCGGTGCTGCGCGCGCTGTGCTCCATGCAGCGCACGACCTCGGCGCGGCTGGCCACGACGCGGTGGAACACGGCGCGCACCTGCCGCTCCAGCGGCGCGAGGCCGTCCTCCAGCGCCCTGCACGCGCCGGCCAGCGCCTCCGCGCGCTCCACGACGTCCCCCGCGCGCTCCTCGCTGATGGACGCCGGGGCCTCCACCTCCAcggcctcgtcttcctcctcggcgaTCTCCTCGAGGAGGCTGTTGAGCTCCCGCGCGGCGCGCTCCACGGCCTGCATCTCGGCGAGGAGCCCCGCGGACGCCGGCGAGGACGCCCCGGAGGACGACCCCTTCTTGTCCCTGCGCCTCGACTCATCGATGATACGCTCCTGGAGGGCCGTCATGGGCGCCGCCCACTGCGCCTGTTTGGCCGGCGCGATGGGGGCGGCCGCGGAGGCCCTGTCCTGGCACGGCACGGCGGCGACGAGCGCCCACATGGCGAACACGAGGACGGAGCTCATGGTGTAGAGTGCCAGCCCGAGCCCGCCCCCGGCGCCAGGGGCGGTGGcggcctgcggcggcggcggcgcgaggtgcGCCGCCATGGCGTGCACGTGGCGCCCCGTGGACCAGTTCTTGGACGACACGCTGAAGGAGAGAGCGCGGGCGGCGCGCGAGCTGCACGGGGTCGACGGCGCGGCCCTGGAGTCCGGGAAGAGCCTGGAGAtggcccggcgcgcgcgcgcgaaCTGCGCGCGGTGTAGCAGCGGcgcgtcggcggcgaggaggcaggAGGCCGCGGTGAGCGCGGCGCGGTGGGAGCCCCGGAGCGAGGCGAGCGCGAGGGAGACCGCGTTGAGCACGTCGAGCGCCTTGACGGAGCGGTCGAGCAGGTCGGCGGCGAGGCGGTCGGCGGGGGGCCTGGCGAGCGCGGCGCCCACGGGGCCCACGGCGAGGGCGTCCCGGAACGCGGCGTCCGAGGACACCACGGCGTCGAGCAGCTTGGAGAGGAACGCGAGCGAGAGCACCGGCCCCTGCTGTCCCTGCTGCGCGGAGGTGGAGAGGGCGGCGAGGCGGTCGGCGACGTGGGCCTGGAGGGCGTCGAGGACGAGCAGCTCGTCGTCCTGCGCCGGGTCGAAGGAGGCGACGGCGGTGGCGCTGCGGCGGAAGCTGAGCAGCCCCAGGAAGCCCATCCCGCCGGTCGGCGGCGGCGTCTCTGCGGCAGCCATCCTCGTCGGAAGCGGGCTCGTGGTGGGCTTTGGGTCGGGCCTGGGCTCGGGCTCTGTGGATTTCTTGGTCGGAGTGGAGGGGAGGGAATGGTGGGGAACCGCTGCCGGAGCGCCGGCCATATATACTGCGAGGCAGACGGCCGCGGAGGGGCAGCTCCGCATACAAGCCTCACTGCCCACGaccccaatgacatgtggggccaggtgCTGGATGGGCCGTCCTGTCAGTGGGACGGAAGGGGTGGCGTGCTGGTGCGGCGGGGTTCTTCTGGGGGATGGTGGACTGGTTCGTTGGCTGACTTGGTTGGCTGCCACTACTGGATGGACCTGGTGTACTCCTCTCCCACATTTTCTCCTCCCTTTTATTTTCTTAACCCATATTTATGTTTGCCAGATTTATTCCCTTAATGAGCATTATCTGTATGATCTTGCTGATTATGTTTCATATAAATTATTCTTTTTGAGATAGCTCACCATCCATGCTGAATGGTTCATATAAATTATCCTGTGCGGATTTTTGGGATGTGGTTCTGGGCGCACCCTATATATAACATTTTTATTAATCAAACAATTCTGCAACTTTATATACTCCCActatccatctatatagggcctaatgtatgtTTTTAGGCTAACTTTAACTACATGTTAgggcaataatatatgacatgcaagttacacagaGCATACCGTCAATTTCGTACGTGAAAGAAGCTTCTAATGGTATAGTTTTCACATTATACTCTCatatactattaatcttatcaatagtcaaaggcaatcTCAAAAACACACATTAGGCCATGTATATATCGATGGAGGGAGTACTCACATACGTAGTTTCGCTAAAAAAAAGTAATGTTCTTATGGGCGGAAAAACAAAACTACAACCTACAAAATTTTGGATAATAACTTATATATAGAACCGATTTTGTTTGTGTTTTTCGAACAGAAGACCACATAAATCATTTCTTTGCAACTTTACACGTGAGTATAATACAGTGACAAAAAAAGTTTCAGAACTGTTAGacctttttaaattttattttcgAACTTTGTTCGGTCTAGACTCAGGTTCATTTGGGTATTTTTCGATTTCATCCGGCCTAATTTGATTCGAGAAAACCATGCTCTCTTTTGGCAGCTCTTGCCTCTCTAGGAACTCCATAAACACCATTGCAGATGGGATGAGTGCAAGAcatatatgtatgtgtgtgtatcGTGATTCTTGAAGATATACTGTACATGAGAGGTGCAGGACATAGCAGGGCAGAGTGCCCAACTACATTGGATGGAAAGATGAGGCCAAATACATGGGACACACACAGCGCTTAGGGGACATGGTGTTATaattatcacacacacacacacatgcctgATGTCTCTCTCTTGTCCCTTTCCCTCCACTTTGGTTTACGTTTGCCAGATTTATTCCCTTGATGAATATTGTCCGTATGATCCCAGCGATTTGGTTCCATAAAGCACCCTCATTTCATCAAAATTAATTTGGTTCAAGATAGAAAAAAAAGACTCTCTGCCTCTGTCCGCATTCAGAAGTACGTTGGCACATTGCACATGAGATGAGTTTATGTGTATGTAGCCTGAAACCAGTCGTGAGCAGAGGAGATGGAGATATGGGAGCCTCTGtttgaaagaaagaaaaatgaagaTATGAGACCGTGAGCGTGAGGTGCAACGAATGACATGGCAGAGTGACGCGGAAAGGACGAGCTGGTGCAAACATCTGATGGGAACGGATTGAGGCCAAATGCATGGGACACACACAGCACCACGAGATAGGGTCACAGGGTGTGCAAGTGCAACTGTGCATTAGGGCATCTTAAGGCGGACCCGCAAACCGCCTGCATCCGTCTGGACCGAGTTGTCtggaccgcggaagccatccaacgcgagTCTGTATCTGTCCGTGGGCGGTCCAGACACATTTTCTCCCGCAAATTGAAAACAAAGTAGGGGAGAGGTTTGCGGCAGTCCGGACACCCGAAACGTAGGACTGCGACACCCCAAGCCCACCCAATCCCCACTCCCGGCCCCGTTTCCTCCTCCCTTTTCTTAACCCATTTTTATGTTTGCCAGATTGATTCCCTTAATGAATATTATCCGTGTGATCTCACTGATTTGGTTTCATGAATTATCCTGATTTCATCCCGGTGTGGATTTTTGGGATATGGTTCTGGGCGCACCCATTTTGATTTAAAAATAATCAAACAATTCTGAAACCTTTTTGGGCAAACATGATCGAGTGTTATACTCATATACGAAGTTCCGCGAAAAAATGACTTCAATGTTCTTAGGGCGGAAAAAACCAAAGTACAACATACAAAATTTGAATAATAACACTATACGGTAATTGTCACAAAAAAGTTTCAGAACTGTTAGACCCTTTTCTAAATTTATTTTTAACTAGGTCTGGTCTAGACCCAGgttcattttggtatttttggatTTCATCCAGTCTAATTCGATTTTAGAATTCATAAAAAAAATTGATTTGAGAAAACCAGGCTCTCTTTCGGTACTTCTTGCCTCACTAGAAACTCTATAAACACCATTGCAGATGGGATGAGTGCActacatgtatgtatgtatgtatgtgtatcGTGATTATTGAAAGCCGGCACTGAGCATAGGAGATGAACATATACATGAGAGGTGCAGGGCATAGCAGGGCAGAGTGACACAGAAAGGACAAGCTTGGTGGCCAACTACATTGGATGGAAAGATGAGGTCAAATACATGGGACACACAGAGCACTTAGGGGACAGGGTGTAATAATTATCACACATACATACATGCCTGGGATCTTCCTCTTGACACTTTTCCTCCACCTTTTGGTCTATGTTTTGCATATTTATTTCCCTTGATGGATATTATCTGCATCTGTGTGATCCCAGTGATTTGGCTCCATAAAGTACCCTGATTTCATCCAATTCAATTTAATTTGATTTCAGAGAAAATTAATCTTCCTGTATTAGTAGGTCCTTGCCCTACAAGATGCATTGTAGCATATGAGGCCCTCTTTTGAGAAAACATGAGAATATGAGACCCCGAGGTGCAGATGCAATGCATGACACGGAAAGGACAAGCTGGTGCAACATATGGGGAGGGACCAAATGCATGGGACACACACAGCACACACTCCGGGACAGGGACACAGGGTGTGCAACTGTGCATTGCCTTGGGATCTTCCCCTTGTCTCGTTTCCTCCCGTTTTGGTTATATACACAAGTGGTTTCGATTCCCCTATAGCTAGACAAATATAGTACCAACATAAACCGTTGCACAACTGCCAAATGCTCCAGCTAACGGCCACAACCCTCCGAGGAGCCGTAAACAATGATGCTCCAGGACCAGGACCCCAGGAATGGTTGTCTCCGAACTCAACGTCTAAACGTAGCATGTTCTTTTGTATCAGGAATGTGGCATTGCCTTTTGTCTCAGTGGGCTCACTGCTTACAGCTGTCAGATTAAGATTTTCCTCTTCCCTTTTGTGTCCCATGAAACACTGACCGAGGTGGAAGCTACCGTGAGATTCTACTCACTGCTACTAGTGCTTCCAGGATTAGCCTAAGTTTTTTTCTTCTCCATGTTAAGCTATGTCTAACATTTATTCTCCCTTCATCAGCTGCTCTtcgtcaaaacaaaacaaaaactctGAAGGACGGCTCCCATCGCGAGAGAAAAAAATGATACGTCCCACCAGTTTGAAGGTACAAGGGTGAATTTTATCATTGTGTTCGGTGCATTCTACGACGAGCACACATAGTGATGTTATTTTTTACTAATGAGGACATAGTTCTGGTGATTTTATGAATTTAACTCAAAATCCGGGGTGTCTTATTTGTGTTTCGTATATGGCGGTCCGGTGCATGGTGTTTCGGTCAATTTAGAATTTGTTTGTTCAAAATTTGAGCTAACAAATGTTATATCAAGATTTTCTCATCCTTTTTGTGCTTCCATGAAACCTTGACCGGAATGACTTGAGAATAGTTACTTCTCAATCGTCTGGCGATAGCAAAACCGTTTTCATATGTGCTTTCTGGTACGACCAACTTTAGCAATAAATAGTGCGATGTGGTTCCTTGATCGAAAAGGAAATGCATATGTCCCTCTCCTAAAAAAACCGATGTCACACCAACATGGATGCTTTGTTCAAACATCATCTTTCGGAAGCTCGTGTTAGCATTTTCAACATATTCCATTCACGATGATTCGCACATACACACCTTCCGTTTATAGTAGCCTGGAACTGACGGGAATCACTGACAAACCTATCCGTGGCGGAGCTTAAGTGCGGGCCAACATGACCATGACACTCCTAAATTGTTGACGTCCATTGATAAACATGTTGTATTGGAGGTCTAACTACTGTTTGAATCAGAGTATAGCCCCTCCTTCCTTCTGAATTTGTTTTCATTCGAGTCATGGCTATGGTTTTCACTTCCAGTGAGATTTTAATGAAATTCATTGAATTCCAGTGGATACTGAAATATTTAcctttcggccaaaatatttcagcagTTTCAGTAGTACACAtaaattcaaatattttttaaaagTATAGTACCAACATAAGCCGTTGCACAACTGCCAAATGCTCGAGCTAACGGCCACaaggcccacaaccctccaaggaGCCGTAAACAATGATGCTCCAAGACCAGGAATGCTTGTCTCCAAACTCAGCGTCTAAACGTTAGCATGTTCTTTTATATACATTTTACATACTTTTTACGTGGCACTGTCGTGTGTCTCAGTGGGCTTACTGCTTACAGCTGTCACATTAAGATTTTCTATTCCTTTTTGTTGATTTTCTATTCCCTTTTGTTCTCCaatctcttctgcttaattaattaattagacaAATATTTTGTATCCGTTTTCTTCCATTTTAAGCTATGTCATGTATCTTTGTAACATTTATTCTCCCTTCATATAATGAAAGCAGCTTAGCTGCTCTTCGTCAAGAAAAAAAAATTCTTTGACTGGCGGCTCCCATTGGCGTTTGATGAGGTTAGTTCGTTAGAACAAAAAACGATACAAGGAGAGGGTAAGCTACGTTTAGTGCTTTATGTCAATATTTACCGTTGCGGTCGGTGCATTTTGCGACGAGCACATAAAGTTATAGTTTTTTTTACTAATGACGACATTGTTGTGGTGGTCTTATGGATTTAACTCAAACTTTGGGGTGTCTTATTTGTGCTTCTTATATGGAGGTCCGGTGGATGATGTCTTGGTTGATTTAGAAATTGTTTGTTTTTGATATGTGCTAACagctcacccgcaaaaaaaaaagatatgTGCTAACAGCTGTTATATCAAGATTTTGTCACCCTTTTTGCGCTCCCATGAAACCTTGACTGGAATGACTTGAGAATAGTTACTTCTCAGTCATCCGGCGATAACAAAACCGTTTTCATATGAGAAGTGCATGGATGAACCCGGGTACATATGAACCCACTTTGGAAAACATATTTTACaatgtcaaaaaattctgaaaaaaggtGCGCGCGGACATCTCCATATTCTATGTGTGTGCAGAAAGTTTCACAGAAAAACAACTTTTTCTGTAGCCTGTGCAAAAAGAGAAAATTTTGTGCCGTGAAACGCTATTTAAAAGCAGTAAAATATGTGTTTTTTACTGAGACAAAACAAAAATACTTTTTTACACAAAACTTTGTGCCGTGGACATACCTTTGCCAACATTATGCatatattttttagaatttttgaacaTTACAAAACGCGTAAAAAGTACATTTTTAAAAAGCGTGTGCAGATGCCCCCGTGTGCAGATCGTCCACTCTCGTTTTCATATGTGCTTTTCTAGTGCGACCAACATGGATGCTTTGTTCAAACATCACCTTCGGAAGCTCGTGTTAGTATTTTCAACATATTCCACTCACAATGACTCAcacatacaaaccttccatttgtaGTAGTCTAGAACTTACAGGAGTAACTTTTTTTTTGCGCGGGAACTGACGGGAGTCACTGACAAACCTATGAGTGGCAGAGCTTAGTGCAGGCAACCATGACCATGACCCCTCCTTGATTGTTGCCCTCCATCGCAGAACATATTGTATTATAGGTCTAACTAGTGTTTGAATCAAAGCATATTCACTCCTTCCTTATGAATTTGTTTTCCTTCAAGTCACGGGCCTCCTCTTGAATCATGCTCAAGCTCTGTCATAGTCATGTTGCTAGCGTCAAACCAAGGTGGAAGCCTCTGTGATCTTCTACTCATATGAGACATGTATTTGAGCTTTTCTAAGATGAGACAATTTTTAGATTGTAGCAAAGTGAAACCATGCCCTGCACCTAAGTTAAAAGTGCAGGGAAAGAGGTGTTTCTCTATCATGCCTCTGCGAAATTAAACAAAGGTCGGGCATTAACCATTTCGTTTACCGGAtgtaaaaaaaaaaaagaaaacatttcGTTTACCATCTAGTAGGAGTAGGACCAATTTGTCAAGGCTTGGTGTTACGTAGGATAGGGGAGCAGGTCAACCTGGGCGGAGCATATTTTCCCGCGAATGTCAAACCCGCCCAACTGGATACTGTGCCTGGTCGTGCGAGCGTCATCTGCCGCGGCGCGAAGCAAAACCCTTGAACCCGGCGACATCCGCCCGTCCGTTGCGACACGTGTGCACATCCCAGCCGTCCCACCAGCGTGGCGTGCGAGACGCCCCCCTGGCCCTGGGCGGTGACGCATTGCTTGCCCGACCTCCTCAACAGACCACGTCAACGTGCTGGCGTGGAGACTTCTCGCCGAGCTGGACGCATGTATAAACAGACCAGGTCATCATCTCGTTAAAATAAAGAAGGTCCTCTCCTCTATctaccttttttctttttctttttgcgaaTCTCTCCTCTATCTACCTGACTCTCCTGCCGCTATTTACTCAATTTTTTAAACCATGATAATTTTAGGGTTTATCGAGTACATTCATGCATGCATTCTAtactacgtactccctccgttcctaaatataagtctttctagcgatttcaatatgaactacatacagatgtatacagacattgtttagagtatagattcattcattttgcttcgtatgtagtttatattgaaatctctagaaagatttatatttaggaacggagggagtactccgtAAGCATATTTTTCTTTGTTCGACGGAGACGTTGCTGCTTGTTGCACTCGACACGTCTTTTACCTGGAAGGTAGGGGCATGCATGATTTCACCGCCGCTCCGCCGCACGTCGCCGTCTTCCAGTCCCTAGCTACCAAGTGGGGACGCGCGGGCGGATGGCCAGGATTGGACCCCGTGCTGCCCTCCGCCGTCGATCGGCTAGCGCCAGCTAGCCTGGCTGGCCGGAGACGGCCGGACGTCGCGGTCGCGGGCTCACGGCCAACGTGGACGAGCGAATGAGCGGTCTTCGTGCTGTCATGGCCGGGGGCACGTACGCACGGATGGAGTGTATATAGAGCGTGCACACTCGCCGTCCGCCTCGACTAATTTACTACTGCTGAGTACGGTGATTACTAAGCTCATGACGCTGACTGTGCGCGTAGATAAAAAGGCAGCACGCTAAAAACAAAACCATGGGAAAATTACAATAAATCAGGATAACGTCATTTTACCCGCATTGATAACGGaattgggagagagagagagaaaaaggaaTTTAGGAGAACAAAACTCGAAGAGAAAAAGAAATACTACCAGAAATCTAGGAGAACAATATTGGAAAACTCACACGCAGTTTGCCGTTGATGCTGCCCTGCGGCCGCCGCTTTTTTTTCGAGGCAATGGTGCTGCTGCTAAAATGCTAGAGTGGCGCCCCAATGTGTCGTTGGTCCCACCCAAGTGGCGGCCCAATTGATATCTCTGTTTTTACTTGTGGTGTTACTTCTGTTCGTTATCCCCCTAAAAGAAAAAAACTTCTGTTCGTTATTTTCGTCTTTTTTTCTCTTCTATctatttttctctgattttttttcaaagttttaagtgttaattttctttaaaaaatgttgcattttaaaaatattcaccttTTAATAATAGATAAATTTGACTTCATTTTTCTACATATCTAAATAAGAAATCGGAAAAACCAAAGGTTAAAGATTGTTTGGCATACTGTGTTGCAAACAGAGACATATAGGAGGTTCCACATGGTATGACTATTTATTTCGATTTTTCCTTGGTTACACCGTACATGACAAAAAAAATACTATACATATGTTAAAAAAAGACACTATTCATGGAAAAACACATATATGCACGATGATTTATTTTTGGGAAAAGTCATGGTTGGGTGAGCAAGATATGATAGAGTGATGGACTTTAGCACCGACCATGCTCCATCGCTGTACCTGCCTTTGAGTCGGTCGATCATATCATCACTACTACACAAAGAGGTATACATATGAGATATTCCTACACTCCGAAGGACTTatttgtattttttttgttttttgtgggGGTTGTGTCAATATTTTTATAGGAGTTCTCATCCTAAAAACTCCAATCAATAAATATCATTTATTCAAAAGTGGGGCTAAGAGTTTTTTTAttgcagaaaaagatttttttTCCGGCAAAGGATGGCTAAGAGTTTACATGATATAACGATGGGCACAACATGTCTGCACATGGCAGTGCAGTGGGCATGTAAATTTGCGAAACAATATGAAACTCATAAATCATAGTAAAGCATGGGCTCTCTTGAGAAGAACTTGGCTaattagaaaaaaaaattggagaacACATATTCAAAGACTAACAAAATTACAAGCGGCTAGCTTGATAAGCCACCAACAAAAAATAGCAAAATAAAACAGATGAAATTTAAAATGGCAAATATGAAACTAAAATAACACTACTTATGTTCCAAATAAATTGAAATTCTAGATTGGACTTTTTTAAGTTTGAATTTTTGTTATAAAAAGACTCAACATTTATAACATCAAATTAGTTTCATTTCATTAGATCCTCTATATAAAGTGTAGTTTTGCACTTTTATAAAATGCCCCGTTTTAGATTAATTGTAGTGAATCATGAAGGCTAGGTGCCAAATGAACTAAGAGAAAGTAGTGGCTGAACTGGTGAACCCCACCTCAGTGCACCCACGCTAGACCCACACAAGAAAACATAGCAAAACATTTCGAAAAAATCTTAAACTTTGTAAGAGTGATTATGAAAAGTGTTATAGATGATTGCAAAGTTTGGTGATCAAGTGACATTCGAGGAGCTTTTTATAAAAGAAAATTTTACAGACTCtctgattttatttattttggagAATTTATATTTAACCATCCATCCAAATGGTGATCACCGACATCAAACACGTGGTTACCAAGGCAGCTATGGAGCAGTCATGTCTGGTATATATTTATATCTTCAACACTTTGTTATTTCTTCAGACGCAAAACAGGTGATCACCGACATCAAACATGGTAGCAAAGGCAGCTATGGAGCAGTCATTAGTGAAATTAGAAACCGAGCAGATTTACTTCAATGTA encodes the following:
- the LOC123140760 gene encoding protein ROH1: MAAAETPPPTGGMGFLGLLSFRRSATAVASFDPAQDDELLVLDALQAHVADRLAALSTSAQQGQQGPVLSLAFLSKLLDAVVSSDAAFRDALAVGPVGAALARPPADRLAADLLDRSVKALDVLNAVSLALASLRGSHRAALTAASCLLAADAPLLHRAQFARARRAISRLFPDSRAAPSTPCSSRAARALSFSVSSKNWSTGRHVHAMAAHLAPPPPQAATAPGAGGGLGLALYTMSSVLVFAMWALVAAVPCQDRASAAAPIAPAKQAQWAAPMTALQERIIDESRRRDKKGSSSGASSPASAGLLAEMQAVERAARELNSLLEEIAEEEDEAVEVEAPASISEERAGDVVERAEALAGACRALEDGLAPLERQVRAVFHRVVASRAEVVRCMEHSARSTAGSASGAAAQQPHSF